The following proteins come from a genomic window of Candidatus Thiodiazotropha sp. CDECU1:
- a CDS encoding ankyrin repeat domain-containing protein, translating into MRNALLTTLFLLLFSAHGWSAEAPQQSQALLSAAMLGDVGRINDLLAQGVDVNSANPSGRSPLHIAAFNGNLKSAKALLAAGADPNLADSRGITPIMEASAFGHLEIVRLLLQRGVDVNAADQAGNTALALSNRGKHEKVSALLTEMGAVESAKKDAK; encoded by the coding sequence GTGAGAAACGCTCTTTTGACAACCCTGTTCCTGTTGTTGTTCAGTGCCCACGGCTGGTCAGCGGAAGCGCCACAACAATCCCAAGCGCTGTTATCCGCAGCAATGTTGGGAGATGTGGGCCGCATCAATGATCTCCTGGCGCAGGGTGTTGATGTCAACAGCGCCAACCCGTCGGGTAGAAGTCCTCTCCACATCGCGGCCTTTAATGGCAACCTGAAAAGCGCCAAGGCACTCCTGGCGGCAGGTGCAGATCCGAATCTGGCAGATAGCAGAGGCATTACACCAATTATGGAGGCCTCCGCATTTGGGCATCTGGAAATCGTACGTCTGCTGCTGCAACGGGGTGTGGATGTGAATGCGGCTGATCAGGCCGGTAACACGGCCCTTGCCCTGTCCAACAGGGGCAAACATGAGAAGGTATCGGCACTGCTGACTGAAATGGGTGCTGTGGAAAGCGCGAAAAAAGATGCCAAGTAG
- a CDS encoding ABC transporter ATP-binding protein, producing the protein MNSNEPLVKIRNLHFSHGDRVIFNGVDIDIPHGKVTAIMGPSGTGKTTLLKLIGGQLRPSLGSIEVDGQDVHKLSRRELYRLRMRMGMLFQSGALLTDLTVYDNVAYPLREHTDLPESMIRRLVLMKLEAVGLRGARDLMPSELSGGMARRVALARAISLDPMMVMYDEPFTGQDPISMGVLAQLVRRLNDAARLTSVLVSHDVEETAGISDMIYVLSGGKVIESGTPEALGVSQSPAVKQFMGGLPDGPVHFHYAAPALNDDLLSMRGAR; encoded by the coding sequence GTGAACAGTAACGAACCACTGGTCAAAATCCGTAATCTGCACTTTTCCCATGGCGACAGGGTCATCTTCAACGGCGTGGATATCGATATCCCCCATGGCAAGGTGACCGCCATCATGGGGCCCAGCGGCACCGGCAAGACCACCCTGCTGAAACTGATCGGGGGGCAGTTGCGCCCCAGCCTGGGCAGCATCGAAGTGGATGGGCAGGATGTCCACAAGCTCTCCCGCAGGGAGCTCTATCGGTTGCGCATGCGCATGGGGATGCTGTTTCAGAGCGGCGCCCTGCTCACCGACCTCACTGTCTATGACAACGTGGCTTATCCGCTGCGGGAACATACCGACCTACCGGAGTCGATGATCAGACGTCTGGTGCTGATGAAGTTGGAGGCGGTCGGCCTGAGAGGTGCCCGGGATCTGATGCCCTCCGAACTCTCCGGCGGCATGGCGCGCCGGGTGGCCCTGGCCCGGGCCATCTCTCTCGACCCGATGATGGTGATGTATGATGAGCCCTTTACCGGCCAGGATCCGATCTCGATGGGGGTTCTGGCGCAGTTGGTACGGCGCCTTAACGATGCGGCGCGGCTCACCAGCGTCCTGGTCTCCCACGATGTGGAGGAGACCGCAGGCATATCCGATATGATCTATGTATTATCCGGGGGCAAGGTGATCGAGTCCGGCACCCCGGAGGCCCTGGGTGTATCCCAATCCCCCGCGGTCAAGCAGTTCATGGGGGGGCTGCCCGATGGTCCGGTACATTTTCACTATGCAGCACCGGCACTGAATGATGATCTGCTGAGTATGCGGGGGGCGAGATAG
- the mlaE gene encoding lipid asymmetry maintenance ABC transporter permease subunit MlaE: MVLDTLARFGRLGLAAMERLGRGHLLLIQILAGLTSLLPRLGLLIAQLQSIGVRTTTIIVVSGLFVGMVLGLQGYYVLSQFAAEDSLGVMVAASLVRELGPVVTALLFAGRAGSALTAEIGLMKATEQLSGLEMMAVDPIRRILSPRFYAGFISMPLLAAMFSAVGIIGGFFVSVGLLGVDEGAFWSQMQAKIDWNEDIINGVIKSLVFGFVCTWIALFQGYDTIPTSAGVSQSTTRTVVHSALAVLVLDFVLTALMFGE, encoded by the coding sequence ATAGTGCTCGATACCCTGGCACGCTTTGGCCGCCTGGGACTGGCGGCGATGGAACGTCTTGGACGCGGCCATCTGTTGCTGATCCAGATCCTTGCGGGGCTCACCAGTCTGCTGCCAAGATTGGGACTGCTGATCGCACAACTGCAGAGTATCGGTGTGCGAACCACCACGATAATCGTTGTCTCCGGTCTGTTCGTCGGCATGGTGCTCGGGTTGCAGGGCTATTATGTGTTGTCCCAGTTTGCCGCAGAAGACAGTCTCGGGGTGATGGTCGCCGCTTCCCTGGTGCGGGAATTGGGCCCTGTGGTTACCGCCCTGCTGTTCGCCGGACGCGCCGGTTCCGCCCTCACCGCGGAGATTGGTCTGATGAAGGCCACCGAGCAGCTCTCCGGCCTGGAGATGATGGCGGTGGATCCCATTCGCCGCATCCTGTCGCCACGGTTTTATGCCGGATTTATCTCGATGCCGTTACTCGCCGCGATGTTCAGCGCGGTAGGTATCATCGGCGGCTTCTTTGTCAGCGTGGGGCTGCTGGGGGTTGACGAGGGTGCCTTCTGGAGCCAGATGCAGGCCAAGATCGACTGGAACGAGGATATCATCAATGGGGTAATCAAGAGTCTGGTGTTCGGCTTTGTCTGTACCTGGATCGCCCTGTTTCAGGGATATGACACCATCCCCACTTCAGCCGGTGTCAGTCAATCGACCACGCGTACCGTGGTCCATTCCGCGTTGGCGGTACTGGTGCTGGATTTCGTTTTAACGGCACTGATGTTCGGAGAATAG
- a CDS encoding symmetrical bis(5'-nucleosyl)-tetraphosphatase produces MSIYAIGDIQGCYDELQRLLEKIRFDPSKDKLWFAGDLVNRGPKSLQVLRFIKSLGDRAVTVLGNHDLHLLALSQGNRSLNKYGTLKEILDAPDKLELIEWLRHRPMMVHHPKKGYSMVHAGLAPQWDMATAMACARELETVLRGAKFSKFCQVMYGDKPDLWSDDLNGMERLRFITNCFTRLRYCTRDGRISLNDNGAPEEQRNGVIPWFDIPGRPTKKERILFGHWSTLGYRQTANVCCLDSGCYWGGKLTALRLRKKKPPEPHQVSCPLKG; encoded by the coding sequence ATGTCGATCTATGCCATCGGAGACATTCAGGGTTGTTATGACGAACTACAGCGACTGCTGGAGAAGATCCGCTTCGATCCATCCAAAGACAAGCTCTGGTTCGCCGGAGACCTGGTCAATCGAGGCCCCAAATCACTCCAGGTACTTCGCTTCATCAAATCCCTCGGTGATCGGGCTGTTACCGTTTTAGGCAATCATGACCTGCATCTGCTCGCCCTCTCCCAAGGCAATCGCAGCCTCAATAAATATGGCACCCTGAAAGAGATTCTCGATGCCCCCGACAAACTGGAGCTGATCGAATGGCTGCGTCATAGACCCATGATGGTACATCACCCAAAGAAGGGGTACAGCATGGTCCACGCCGGCTTGGCTCCACAATGGGACATGGCAACCGCCATGGCATGCGCCAGGGAACTGGAAACAGTCTTACGCGGCGCCAAATTCTCCAAATTCTGCCAGGTCATGTATGGCGACAAACCGGATCTCTGGTCCGACGATCTCAACGGCATGGAGCGACTCCGTTTCATCACCAACTGTTTCACCCGCCTGCGCTACTGCACCCGTGATGGTCGTATCTCGCTAAACGATAATGGTGCGCCGGAAGAGCAGAGAAATGGGGTGATTCCCTGGTTCGATATACCCGGACGTCCGACTAAAAAGGAACGTATCCTATTCGGACACTGGTCGACCTTGGGTTACCGTCAGACCGCTAACGTCTGCTGCCTGGATAGCGGCTGTTATTGGGGTGGCAAACTCACCGCACTGCGTCTACGCAAAAAAAAGCCTCCCGAACCCCACCAGGTCTCCTGCCCGCTCAAGGGTTGA
- a CDS encoding DUF2238 domain-containing protein: MELRTQSELLWLAGGVGLLLVLSGLDPVADRYTWFLETLPVMIGLPLLYYTRPGFPLTILVYRLLALHAVILIIGGYYTYAEVPLFNWLRDTYELSRNHYDRIGHFFQGFVPAMLAREILLRRSPLKPGRWLFFLCLCFCLAFSAFYELIEWWVALMSEQAAEAFLGTQGDPWDTQTDMFLALIGAICAQLLLVRIHDKQLFQLGVI, translated from the coding sequence ATGGAGCTGCGAACTCAAAGTGAACTGCTTTGGTTAGCCGGCGGGGTCGGCTTACTGCTTGTTCTCAGCGGCCTCGATCCGGTGGCTGACCGTTATACCTGGTTCCTGGAAACCTTACCGGTCATGATCGGACTGCCACTCCTCTACTACACCCGACCGGGCTTTCCATTGACCATCCTGGTCTACCGCCTGCTTGCGCTGCATGCCGTGATACTGATCATCGGTGGATACTACACCTATGCCGAGGTACCCCTATTCAACTGGCTCAGAGACACCTATGAACTATCACGTAACCACTATGACCGGATAGGGCACTTTTTTCAGGGGTTCGTACCGGCCATGCTGGCCCGGGAGATTTTATTGCGACGTTCGCCACTGAAACCGGGTCGCTGGCTGTTTTTTCTCTGTCTCTGCTTCTGTCTCGCTTTCAGCGCCTTCTACGAACTGATCGAGTGGTGGGTTGCGCTGATGAGCGAACAGGCCGCGGAGGCCTTTCTGGGTACCCAGGGCGATCCCTGGGATACCCAGACAGACATGTTTCTTGCACTTATCGGGGCTATATGTGCCCAGCTGTTGCTGGTGAGAATCCACGACAAGCAACTGTTTCAACTTGGAGTGATCTGA
- a CDS encoding thymidylate synthase codes for MKQYHDLMRHVRDQGVDKEDRTDTGTRSVFGYQMRFDLDDGFPLLTTKRLHLRSIVHELLWFLKGDTNVRYLQENGVSIWDEWADEDGDLGPVYGYQWRSWPAPEGGHIDQISQLIEHIRTNPDSRRLIVSAWNPAQVEHMALPPCHCLFQFYVAEGRLSCQLYQRSADIFLGVPFNIASYALLTMMIAQVTGLEPGEFVHTFGDAHLYSNHLEQVDLQLSRAPRKLPSMKINPAVKSIFDFHFEDFELVDYDPHPHIKAPVAV; via the coding sequence TCAAGGTGTGGATAAAGAGGACAGGACAGATACGGGTACCCGGAGTGTGTTTGGTTACCAGATGCGCTTCGATCTGGATGACGGATTTCCCCTTTTGACCACTAAGCGCCTCCATCTTCGTTCCATTGTTCACGAGCTGCTGTGGTTTCTGAAGGGTGACACCAATGTTCGTTATCTGCAGGAGAACGGGGTCTCTATCTGGGATGAATGGGCGGATGAGGATGGTGATCTGGGTCCGGTATATGGCTACCAGTGGCGTTCCTGGCCGGCGCCGGAGGGGGGGCATATCGATCAGATCAGTCAGTTGATTGAACATATCAGGACAAACCCCGACTCGAGACGCTTGATTGTCTCGGCCTGGAATCCGGCACAGGTGGAGCATATGGCCCTGCCGCCCTGTCACTGTCTGTTTCAGTTCTATGTGGCTGAGGGAAGGCTCTCCTGCCAGCTCTATCAACGCAGTGCCGATATCTTTCTCGGCGTGCCGTTCAATATCGCTTCCTATGCATTGCTGACCATGATGATCGCCCAGGTGACCGGGCTGGAGCCGGGTGAGTTTGTGCATACCTTCGGTGATGCCCATCTCTACAGCAATCATCTGGAGCAGGTCGATCTGCAACTCAGTCGTGCTCCGCGAAAATTACCGAGCATGAAGATAAACCCGGCAGTGAAGTCAATATTCGATTTCCACTTCGAGGATTTCGAGCTGGTCGACTATGATCCTCATCCCCATATCAAAGCACCAGTGGCCGTATAG
- a CDS encoding STAS domain-containing protein, which yields MSITKVERDGAFRFHVQGDMTFSSVNGLLHRSYELFSTLEELEVDLSQVDHADSAGLALVLEWMAQASERNAKIVFTGVPESMLSIARLCQVESLLDGCT from the coding sequence ATGAGTATCACTAAAGTTGAACGGGATGGAGCCTTCCGTTTCCATGTTCAGGGAGATATGACCTTTTCCAGTGTCAATGGACTGTTGCACCGCTCCTATGAACTCTTTTCTACGCTTGAAGAGCTGGAGGTCGATCTCTCCCAGGTCGATCATGCAGATAGTGCAGGATTGGCGCTGGTGCTGGAATGGATGGCGCAAGCATCCGAGCGAAATGCCAAGATTGTATTCACCGGTGTACCGGAATCGATGCTCTCCATTGCTCGTCTGTGCCAGGTTGAATCCCTGTTGGATGGGTGTACCTGA
- the apaG gene encoding Co2+/Mg2+ efflux protein ApaG has translation MDKESQHQIDVQVETRYVESQSLPNEDRFVFSYTITIRNDGESSARLLNRHWIITDANGKVQEVRGEGVVGEQPQLNPGETFRYTSGTVLDTPVGSMQGSYDMVDGQGNRFDALIPPFSLARPGSLH, from the coding sequence ATGGATAAGGAATCGCAGCACCAGATCGATGTCCAGGTCGAGACCCGCTATGTGGAATCGCAATCTCTCCCAAACGAGGATAGATTCGTCTTCTCTTACACCATAACCATACGTAATGATGGAGAGTCGAGTGCGCGCCTGCTGAACAGGCACTGGATCATCACTGATGCCAACGGCAAGGTACAGGAGGTTCGAGGGGAAGGCGTGGTGGGTGAACAACCACAACTCAATCCCGGTGAGACCTTCCGTTACACCAGCGGCACTGTACTCGACACACCGGTCGGCAGCATGCAGGGAAGCTATGACATGGTGGACGGTCAAGGCAACCGTTTCGACGCCTTGATACCCCCCTTTTCCCTTGCCCGTCCGGGCAGTCTTCATTAA
- the coq7 gene encoding 2-polyprenyl-3-methyl-6-methoxy-1,4-benzoquinone monooxygenase, protein MNKRRFNSADQLMIGIDSALRTLFGRPQVTERVNPAEALDDAEMSDEERDLTARLMRINHTGEVCAQALYQGQALTAKLPQIRDTMERAAQEENDHLAWCESRLDELDNRKSLLNPFWYAGSFLVGATAGLAGDKWSLGFVAETEHQVEAHLNEHINRIPVQDQKSLAILEQMKEDEIHHATVALEAGGADLPAPIKAAMKLTSKLMTKSVFYL, encoded by the coding sequence ATGAACAAGCGAAGATTCAATTCCGCCGACCAACTCATGATCGGCATCGACAGCGCCCTGCGCACCCTGTTCGGACGCCCTCAGGTGACTGAGCGCGTGAACCCGGCCGAGGCCCTCGACGACGCGGAGATGAGCGATGAGGAGAGGGATCTGACCGCGCGTCTGATGCGCATCAACCACACCGGAGAGGTATGTGCACAGGCCCTCTATCAGGGACAGGCGTTGACGGCGAAACTGCCGCAAATCCGCGACACCATGGAGCGTGCGGCTCAAGAGGAGAATGATCACCTGGCCTGGTGTGAAAGCCGTCTCGATGAACTGGATAACAGGAAGAGCCTGCTCAACCCGTTCTGGTATGCCGGCTCATTCCTGGTCGGCGCGACGGCCGGATTGGCGGGAGACAAATGGAGTCTCGGCTTCGTCGCGGAGACCGAACACCAGGTCGAGGCCCATTTGAATGAGCACATAAACCGCATCCCGGTGCAGGACCAGAAGAGCCTTGCCATACTCGAGCAGATGAAAGAGGATGAGATCCACCACGCAACGGTGGCGCTTGAAGCGGGCGGTGCGGACCTGCCAGCCCCGATCAAGGCGGCGATGAAACTGACCTCGAAACTGATGACAAAGTCGGTGTTCTATCTCTAG
- the mlaD gene encoding outer membrane lipid asymmetry maintenance protein MlaD — translation MNTRGLEITVGAFMAAGLVALFFLAMQVSNLASISASEGYEIKARFDNIGGLKVRSQVSMAGVRIGRVVDIDYDQESFEAVVTMSIDPAYSKIPDDSIAKIYTSGLLGEQYIGLDPGGSLESLQGGSELMLTQSALVLEEIIGQFLFSKAEENAIKDDL, via the coding sequence ATGAATACAAGAGGATTGGAGATTACCGTTGGCGCCTTCATGGCAGCTGGACTGGTAGCGCTGTTCTTTCTCGCCATGCAGGTGAGTAATCTGGCCAGCATAAGTGCCAGCGAAGGCTATGAAATCAAAGCACGGTTCGACAATATCGGCGGGCTCAAGGTGAGATCACAAGTCTCCATGGCTGGGGTGCGAATCGGCCGGGTGGTCGATATCGATTATGACCAGGAGAGCTTTGAAGCGGTGGTTACCATGTCTATCGATCCGGCATATAGTAAGATTCCGGATGACAGTATCGCCAAGATCTACACCTCCGGACTGCTGGGTGAGCAATATATCGGGCTCGATCCCGGGGGGAGTCTGGAGAGTCTGCAGGGGGGCAGTGAATTGATGCTGACCCAATCTGCCCTGGTATTGGAAGAGATAATCGGTCAGTTTCTGTTCAGTAAGGCGGAAGAAAACGCTATCAAGGATGATTTATAA
- the trxA gene encoding thioredoxin TrxA translates to MSEQIVHVTDDSFESVVLQSNQPVLIDYWAEWCGPCKMIAPVLDDIATEYDGKLKVVKLNIDENPNTPPRYGIRGIPTLMLFKDGEVEATKVGAVSKSQLVAFIDSNL, encoded by the coding sequence ATGAGTGAACAGATTGTTCATGTAACAGACGATTCCTTTGAATCGGTAGTGCTTCAGTCAAATCAGCCTGTGCTGATCGACTACTGGGCCGAATGGTGCGGTCCTTGCAAGATGATTGCACCGGTGCTGGATGACATTGCCACTGAGTACGATGGCAAATTGAAAGTGGTCAAGTTGAACATTGACGAGAATCCCAACACACCACCCCGCTACGGTATTCGTGGAATTCCTACGTTAATGCTGTTTAAAGATGGTGAAGTGGAGGCAACGAAAGTGGGCGCTGTCTCAAAATCACAGCTAGTGGCATTTATCGATAGTAACCTTTAA
- a CDS encoding (Fe-S)-binding protein: protein MTPEQLLTEADRCVKCGLCLPECPTYQLLANEADSPRGRISLMQALAEGELDLGTSIETHLDRCLGCRRCETACPSGVKYGQLLDASRSLIAKRKPGRPFMRWLFNQLTDPKRLARISRCNRPLQKLGITQGVAALLPDRYGRLARLSSQLAAAAPIPTGLYPADLPSGRLVQLFTGCVATQVEQTLLESGLALLRRLGYAVEIPASQCCCGAIHRHNGFQERAERFCTTNRQQTTKSQAQTLITLSSACDLELREHDASEIPVMSLTELLLSLPENELPSLKPFAGRVAVHTPCSCQDDASLRLLQRIPVAEIFPLANNTVCCGAAGSYIFTQPSLSTALGTAKIEQLQACKADILITSNTGCSMQFRQLVAEAGLQVQVMHPIELVYRQWPV, encoded by the coding sequence GTGACCCCAGAACAGCTGCTGACCGAAGCGGACCGCTGTGTAAAGTGCGGCCTCTGCCTCCCCGAGTGCCCAACCTATCAGCTGCTCGCCAACGAGGCCGACTCGCCCCGTGGCCGTATCAGTCTGATGCAGGCCCTGGCAGAGGGTGAGCTCGATCTCGGTACAAGCATCGAAACCCACCTGGATCGCTGCCTGGGCTGCCGACGTTGTGAAACCGCCTGCCCCTCAGGGGTAAAATATGGCCAGCTTCTGGACGCCAGCCGCAGCCTTATTGCGAAACGCAAACCAGGCAGACCCTTTATGCGCTGGCTGTTTAATCAATTGACGGATCCCAAACGCCTGGCGCGGATCAGCCGTTGCAACAGACCATTGCAAAAGCTGGGTATCACCCAAGGTGTTGCGGCACTGCTGCCGGACAGATATGGCCGTCTAGCCAGATTGAGCAGTCAGCTCGCCGCTGCAGCACCCATCCCGACAGGGCTCTATCCCGCCGATCTGCCCAGCGGCAGACTGGTACAGCTTTTCACCGGTTGCGTTGCCACTCAGGTGGAACAGACCCTCCTCGAAAGCGGACTGGCACTGCTACGCCGGCTTGGATATGCAGTGGAGATACCGGCATCCCAGTGCTGCTGCGGCGCCATCCACCGTCATAATGGATTCCAAGAGAGAGCGGAGCGATTCTGCACAACCAACCGGCAGCAGACTACCAAAAGCCAGGCCCAGACCCTGATCACCCTCAGCAGCGCATGCGACCTCGAACTACGCGAGCATGATGCCAGTGAAATCCCCGTGATGAGCCTGACGGAACTCCTGCTATCCCTGCCGGAGAATGAGCTACCAAGCCTGAAACCCTTTGCCGGGCGGGTGGCAGTGCATACGCCTTGCAGCTGTCAGGATGACGCCAGCCTGAGACTGTTGCAGCGCATTCCTGTGGCAGAGATCTTCCCCCTGGCGAACAACACTGTCTGCTGTGGTGCCGCAGGGAGCTATATCTTCACTCAACCCTCACTCTCCACCGCGTTGGGCACGGCAAAGATTGAACAACTGCAGGCCTGCAAGGCAGATATACTGATCACCAGCAATACGGGTTGCAGCATGCAATTTCGCCAACTTGTCGCAGAGGCCGGGTTGCAGGTCCAGGTCATGCACCCCATCGAGCTTGTCTATCGACAATGGCCCGTGTGA
- the folA gene encoding type 3 dihydrofolate reductase, with product MKPLISLIAAVAKNGVIGIDNGLPWRLPADLQHFKSLTMGKPIIMGRRTWESLPGLLPGRRHIVVTHDRDYRAEGCDLVHSVDEALQVAGDVPEVMIVGGGGLYRQMLSRADRLYLTRVEVAVDGDAFFPEIDWDDWQEVSRVSHSSDNNNQFPYTFIVLNRVNP from the coding sequence ATGAAACCGTTGATCTCTCTTATTGCAGCGGTAGCAAAAAACGGTGTTATCGGGATAGACAACGGCCTGCCATGGCGTCTGCCTGCCGACCTGCAGCACTTTAAGTCCCTGACCATGGGTAAACCGATCATCATGGGACGCCGTACCTGGGAGTCTCTTCCCGGTCTCCTTCCCGGACGTCGCCATATCGTGGTAACCCATGATCGTGACTATCGCGCAGAAGGATGTGATCTTGTGCATTCGGTGGATGAAGCCCTGCAGGTTGCCGGCGATGTGCCCGAAGTGATGATTGTCGGCGGTGGAGGTCTCTATCGGCAGATGCTCTCCCGTGCTGACCGCCTCTATTTAACCAGGGTGGAGGTTGCAGTGGACGGGGACGCCTTTTTTCCTGAGATCGACTGGGATGATTGGCAAGAGGTCAGTCGTGTGTCTCATTCCAGTGATAACAATAATCAGTTTCCCTACACCTTTATTGTATTGAACCGCGTCAACCCTTGA
- a CDS encoding (2Fe-2S) ferredoxin domain-containing protein — protein MSYYRHHLFFCVNERSDGRPHCAQHGAKSMRDYMKGRVKAMGLAGPGGVRVNTAGCLDRCDKGPVLVVYPEAVWYTFVDHDDLEEILQSHLIEGRVVERLLID, from the coding sequence ATGTCCTACTATCGTCACCATCTCTTCTTCTGCGTGAATGAACGCAGCGACGGCCGTCCCCACTGTGCCCAGCATGGGGCGAAATCCATGCGTGACTACATGAAGGGGCGGGTCAAGGCCATGGGACTGGCCGGGCCTGGTGGGGTAAGGGTGAATACCGCCGGTTGCCTCGACCGTTGCGACAAGGGGCCGGTACTGGTGGTCTATCCCGAGGCGGTCTGGTATACCTTTGTCGATCATGATGATCTGGAGGAGATCCTGCAATCACATCTGATCGAAGGCAGGGTGGTTGAGCGCCTGCTGATCGATTGA